AGCTCGAGGCAGCAAAACCGCTCCTGCCAGATATCCAATGGGATGTCTTGTGCGGGCTAGCTGCCGGATTTACACCAGACGAAGTGTGGGCCGATCTCGGCGCGGACATACTTCGCGAGCCTGTGGACACAACCGATCTGGACGCGGCCGTGCTCCGCAGCCGCGACAGAGTGTTGCTAGTCCACGGACCCGATGACCTCATGAACGCCTTCGAGTACCCGTTCGCTACTTGGCGGGTCTACCTCCACCCGACCCAATTGGCGATCACCGAAGCTTCGTTTACTGGACCCGCCCGTGTCACGGGGGGCCCAGGTACAGGAAAGACAGTTGTGGCCCTGCATCGAGCTCGTAACCTTGCCATGCGCAATGACGGTCAAGTTCTGGTGACGACTTTCCTATCTACGCTGTCCGACACGCTGCAGTGGGGCGTGGACATGCTCGAGACCACCAGTAGTGGAGGCGGTGCCATCGAGGTTTGCCACATAGACAAGCTGGCGTACCGGATCTTCCGGCGCGAACACGGTGCACCCAAGATACTGACTGCGCCACGAGAAAAAGCATTGTGGCAGAAGATCATCCAGGAGCTGGGACTTCCTTTCACCGACGCATTCCTGGCGGAGGAGTGGCGCCACGTTGTGCTAGCCCGTCGCATCAACACCGCAGACAGTTATCTGGGCGCCAAACGAACTGGTCGCGGCCGACCGTTAGGCCCAGGGCAGCGGACCCAAGCCTGGCAGGCCATTCAACAGTTCGAGAACACAATTTCTGAACAGGGCACCTGGACACACGAAACCATTCAGCGGGAGGCAACCCGAATCCTGGAAGCTCAATCCGAGAAACCCTACCGCCACATTGTGGTTGACGAGGCGCAGGATCTCAGCCCCGACCAATGGCGTTTCCTCCGCGCCGCCGCACCTATGTCGTCGGACGACATATTCATTGCGGGCGACACTCATCAACGCATTTACGATCACCGCGTGAGCTTGCGCGATGTTGGCGTCAACGTGACGGGACGCTCACGCAAGCTGAACCTGAACTACCGCACCACGGCTGAAATCCTTAGCTGGAGCTTGGGCTTGTTATGTGGCGCGACCATCGATGATATGGACGGAGGCCTCGACTCCATTGCCGGCTGTAAATCCTATGTACACGGTATGGATCCCCGAGCTGTCGGCCTCGGCAGCGCCGACGATGAAGCACGCTTCGTCACGGCCTACATCAAAGGCTGGCTAGCAAAGGGTATCGAGCCGTCGGAGATCGGCATTGCTACTCGCGCGAAGTGGATGGCATCGAAGATCGAAACCCAGCTGGCTGCCGAGGACATCCCCACTATCGATCTGTCGAAAACCAGGGGCACCGATGTCGACGCCGTCAGCATCGGCACGATGCATCGGATGAAAGGTCTTGAGTTCCGCTGCGTGACGGTTGCCGGAGTCGGCGCATCACACGTACCGCTGGCCAACGCGGTTACGACCGCCGAGGAGGACACGCTCACCCACGATCAGGATGTCGAGCGCGAGCGATGCTTGCTCTTCGTCGCTTGCACGCGCGCACGCGAGGAGCTTCTCGTGACATGGCATGGCCCGCCGAGCTCATTCTTGACGCCTCTTCTTCCGGCCGAGGGAGCCTGAATGGCGTTCCTCAGTCGGTAGTTTGTCGTTATGGCGCGTATTCGATCACTCAAGCGGGATGATGAACCCGCCCGTCCCCCTCGCACAGCAGTCGACTGCACCTACGGCATTGTTTACGCTGACGACGGCACCAAGCTCTTGCGGCTCGCAACACTTGGCTCTGATATGCGCAAGTCAGTGCCAAAACCCAGTCAAATCATAGAGATCGATGCCACCATCGCTCGCGATCTTATAGAGCTACTGAGAACGACGTTCCCGGGCTCCGACAAGGTCACCTGACTCCCAACACCAACGTCAAGCGAGCTGGTACAGCGACCCATGCTTGCTCGACATCGTCTTCTCAATCGATGTGGCCAGCCCATCATCGTGAATAAGCAACCCGAACTCGATATTGCTGTTCTCTGCGCTGTATGAAAAATTCGCGCTAGTGAGCAGCACGACCTCGTGGTCGACGATGATGAACTTGGTGTGGCTGACGATCGGTTTGCCGTTGGTCAGAGTGGCCGACCGGTAGACAACCGCGCGCGGTAATCGTGCTTTGACACCGGCCGAGTCACCCTTGTCGCCGTCGACATAGATGCACACTGTGAGGTCGGGTTCTTCTGACGCCGTTTTGAGCGCGTCCCACATGCGCGACGTTGAAGAGAAGTTGTAGGTCGCACACGTGACCGCGACACGCGCGCCCGCAACGACATCATGGAACTGGTTAGTCAGATGTCCAACAGTGGCTTCGTTTCCCGGCATAGTCCAGACCGGGACCACGTCACGGTGAGCTGATTTCGCTCCAGCAATGGCACGCAGCACTGCTACTGACAGTTGAGATGAATGATGGCCTATACCACTTGATTTCAATAGATCGGCGGCGCGGTCGCGGCGAGACGGTCCTACGGATGCGAGCGCATGAGTGATGTGCTCACCGGCGTCGATGAGCACAGCCAGACTTTCGGCCTCGGTCGCGGTGAGATACTCCCCTAGCAGTCTCAGAGGGTCATCGGACATCAGGGCTCCCGAAAAACCCTGGCACCGCTTTGCCATGCGCGCTGGGCAGTGTGAGCAGGAAGCGACGATCGAGGAATCGGTTGGCTCTTTCGCACGACGTCTCCGATGCGAAGGTGCAGCAGTGGCAAGCCGCCCCATGCAGGAAATCTTCGGGGTCGCTGGGAGTGCGCATGGCACACACCGGGTCCGACGAGCACCGGGCCGCTCGTCGGAGCGCCGAGCTAACCAGACCCTGCAATCGCGACGGCTCGGACAGCGCGACCAGTCCGCCGAGGGTGCCCTCGCTGTCGGAAGCAGTGGTACAGATCAATAGGCCGGCAGCTCCTTCGCGGTTTGCGGAGGCCGGCCAGCCGTAGATCCGCTCGGTCAGGCTCGCCGCGCCGTAACCACATGACATGGCCATCTCGCGGATCAGCACGTGAGACAGGGTGTGCAGCAACCAGTATCGGGGTGCAGGTAGCCGGGTGTCGGGATCCACCGCCTTGGCCGTCTCGGAGAATCGCCGAGCGAAGTTTCGCCGGTTGGCCGCCTGGTGCGCTGCCCACAGCGGCGTCTTGTACACGATGTTTTCCCAAGCTTCGACGGCGTCATGGTTGAGCTGCAGGAAGATTCCTTCGCCGCGGTCTTCGGTCGCGGGCACCCACGTTGGTTTGCCATTGCGGGTCAATTTGACCAGCCGTCCGGGCAGGTCGTTCACCCGGTCCATTTCGTCGAGCCGCGTGAATCCGATGAAGGCGTTGACCTTTTTCATCTGATTGACGGCGACCACGCGACTGATCTGCGGGGGAAGCGCGGAGCCGCGAGCCATGTCGGTCACCATCAGGCCGGTAGCGTTCTTCTGGGATGGGAACAGCGCGGGCTTCTGCAAGTACTGCCATTCAGGAATCAGGAGTTCCACCGGATCCCAGTCGTCTCGCTTCTTTTTGCGCTCCTCGTCGGACTCGGGCGGCGTAAGCGCATCGGCGATTGCAGTCGAAAGACTTTCGTCAGAGACACCAGCCAGATCGATGCTCTTCATGTCTGCCATCGCACGGATCACGTCGAGCTGTCCTGCAAACTGCTTCAGAGTGTCGGCACCTAGCTCCAGCCGAAGCAGGTCACCTAGGGCTTCGGCTTTCTCGGCGTCGGTGCGGGGCATGACAATGATCGATTGGGTGGAGGCGAACCACAGATTGGAGGCACCCATCATGATCAACGCCGGCCGCGCATCACATTCCTTGTCGAACGCGTTCAAATGCGGGTGACGCCCGCGGCAGGTCTGCGGCAGCTTGTCGCGGCCTACGGAGCCCTGTGCCTCTGCCATGCCGCGGGTAGCCCCACATTGTGTGCACGCGATCATTGAGCCGACGCTCTTGCCAAGGTTGGCGTCGCGCATTTTCAGGTCGGGCCGCTCTGCTTTGGCGCACCGCCGGCCCCGATGCACCCACAGTTCGTACGGAAACTCGTCGACGTGACCGTTGGTGCACGTGAGCAGGTGCTGCGCAGGTACCGCGGGGCTCTCCCGACGCCCAGTCTTGGCACCACCACGCTGGGCGCCACGGCCCGGACAGCTCTTATGAGTGAATTGTGCCAGGTCAGGGCGGAAGGGATGAGTGTTGACGTAGCTGAATCTAGGTAACGGGCCGAGGTAGTCGCAGCCGGTGCATCGTAGCCACTGCGGGAACACGCGGGCCGGGATGCCCAAGTCGGCACCCTCTTTAGCGAAGGAGTTCAGTTTCGGCTGCCATGGATAGGGCCGCAGCGCGTCCACCTGCGGACCAAGATGCATCCGAATCACGTTGAGCAGCCGAGGCTCGATGACCGCCGGAATCTTCTCGCGCCGTTTCCAGATGGGCTCCCAATCGTCTAGGCCGGCGGGCATGACCGAAAAGCCGGGCAAGTCCATGATCGCGCCCGGACCGTAGGTGTACAGCAGCGACGAGGGCCGTGACGAGCCCACCTTGGCGCGGTTCTTGACCACCGCGTCTTCGGCATCGGCAAGGGGGTCCAGCGCCTCACCCGGATCGTGCAGCATCACCTCTTCGGGCGTGGTGTCGGTCATCAGTCCTCATCTCCCACTGGCAGGGTCCACCGTGGTGCACCATCGGGAACGTGCGCGAACAGGCGCTCGGGGATGGGACTGACGAGGATGTTGATCTCCGGCTGCACTTCCCGCATCGAGTTCGCAATGACAAACGGCGCCTGATTG
Above is a window of Mycolicibacterium boenickei DNA encoding:
- a CDS encoding 3'-5' exonuclease, with product MPSLAMDKGFLSDFLKLEKPVARRVTEVFDEFGAATHTGLHLEKINKARNPRFRSIRIDQSWRGILLAPQEGDVFTLLKVLRHDDAYAWAQRSNISVNQATGGIEIRDELGIEETLPDLAEAARTATTLLFERVRDSDLRRLGIDDKTLEFARALTTTTQLEAAKPLLPDIQWDVLCGLAAGFTPDEVWADLGADILREPVDTTDLDAAVLRSRDRVLLVHGPDDLMNAFEYPFATWRVYLHPTQLAITEASFTGPARVTGGPGTGKTVVALHRARNLAMRNDGQVLVTTFLSTLSDTLQWGVDMLETTSSGGGAIEVCHIDKLAYRIFRREHGAPKILTAPREKALWQKIIQELGLPFTDAFLAEEWRHVVLARRINTADSYLGAKRTGRGRPLGPGQRTQAWQAIQQFENTISEQGTWTHETIQREATRILEAQSEKPYRHIVVDEAQDLSPDQWRFLRAAAPMSSDDIFIAGDTHQRIYDHRVSLRDVGVNVTGRSRKLNLNYRTTAEILSWSLGLLCGATIDDMDGGLDSIAGCKSYVHGMDPRAVGLGSADDEARFVTAYIKGWLAKGIEPSEIGIATRAKWMASKIETQLAAEDIPTIDLSKTRGTDVDAVSIGTMHRMKGLEFRCVTVAGVGASHVPLANAVTTAEEDTLTHDQDVERERCLLFVACTRAREELLVTWHGPPSSFLTPLLPAEGA
- the drmC gene encoding DISARM system phospholipase D-like protein DrmC — its product is MSDDPLRLLGEYLTATEAESLAVLIDAGEHITHALASVGPSRRDRAADLLKSSGIGHHSSQLSVAVLRAIAGAKSAHRDVVPVWTMPGNEATVGHLTNQFHDVVAGARVAVTCATYNFSSTSRMWDALKTASEEPDLTVCIYVDGDKGDSAGVKARLPRAVVYRSATLTNGKPIVSHTKFIIVDHEVVLLTSANFSYSAENSNIEFGLLIHDDGLATSIEKTMSSKHGSLYQLA
- the drmB gene encoding DUF1998 domain-containing protein: MTDTTPEEVMLHDPGEALDPLADAEDAVVKNRAKVGSSRPSSLLYTYGPGAIMDLPGFSVMPAGLDDWEPIWKRREKIPAVIEPRLLNVIRMHLGPQVDALRPYPWQPKLNSFAKEGADLGIPARVFPQWLRCTGCDYLGPLPRFSYVNTHPFRPDLAQFTHKSCPGRGAQRGGAKTGRRESPAVPAQHLLTCTNGHVDEFPYELWVHRGRRCAKAERPDLKMRDANLGKSVGSMIACTQCGATRGMAEAQGSVGRDKLPQTCRGRHPHLNAFDKECDARPALIMMGASNLWFASTQSIIVMPRTDAEKAEALGDLLRLELGADTLKQFAGQLDVIRAMADMKSIDLAGVSDESLSTAIADALTPPESDEERKKKRDDWDPVELLIPEWQYLQKPALFPSQKNATGLMVTDMARGSALPPQISRVVAVNQMKKVNAFIGFTRLDEMDRVNDLPGRLVKLTRNGKPTWVPATEDRGEGIFLQLNHDAVEAWENIVYKTPLWAAHQAANRRNFARRFSETAKAVDPDTRLPAPRYWLLHTLSHVLIREMAMSCGYGAASLTERIYGWPASANREGAAGLLICTTASDSEGTLGGLVALSEPSRLQGLVSSALRRAARCSSDPVCAMRTPSDPEDFLHGAACHCCTFASETSCERANRFLDRRFLLTLPSAHGKAVPGFFGSPDVR